The Xiphophorus hellerii strain 12219 chromosome 22, Xiphophorus_hellerii-4.1, whole genome shotgun sequence genome has a window encoding:
- the sdhaf4 gene encoding succinate dehydrogenase assembly factor 4, mitochondrial yields the protein MSFLRLCVSASRRVESRTQAVGSVFSGSARSASGAPKDQEPLKKAKTPQGRFDAPEKSGDVLEKFPDDVNPVTKEKGGPRGPEPTRYGDWERKGRCVDF from the exons atgtctttTTTACGGTTATGTGTGTCAGCGAGCAGACGGGTCGAGTCCCGAACCCAGGCTGTGGGCTCGGTGTTTTCAG GCTCGGCACGGTCAGCCAGCGGAGCCCCGAAGGACCAGGAGCCGCTCAAGAAGGCCAAAACCCCGCAGGGTCGCTTCGATGCTCCGGAGAAGAGCGGAGATGTTCTAGAAA AGTTTCCTGACGACGTAAACCCTGTAACCAAGGAGAAAGGTGGCCCTCGGGGCCCGGAGCCCACCAGATACGGAGACTGGGAGAGGAAGGGCCGCTGTGTGGACTTCTAG
- the cep68 gene encoding centrosomal protein of 68 kDa isoform X1, producing the protein MRLSTLKRSNAFLAAQDGGRDEAEATVNREHHKSVTIAPKTHNMTDRHYVQRKPLFTEEHRVSILKKLPETEELSGPSMKQWVNPPQMHGLSLRDLSLPTASGGKPSSTSIVPELCHREPTSGLAFHGRSARRSFSSSILEVQSINPPLRPQLTSTVLNPTYTPRSCHPRISQAHLSSKEESGVEGTKTSSSAANSECWYQVDYWACAIPKALPPSPDRKSAAWNPNKEYEALLDYTYPLRPGHVNREWNSPELQEDSLLRTEPNMKDSGIELDHLCSSASLSGFEPSESGVGRSRDRSSSHDPHVFLASSDVPPCSTPLSIANLTSLSVDSLDCSRDRAGSDQSRDGDYQLHAEAASSSAAFIRSTRVLPRSRWVGEEVDEEFWPLPEQLEELQQLSRQVREVAAQISPPATARCASLDRDTTSMLPSITSSQKTPETAQDKQDGCEGTQRCAAESAAAGGGRDSEALTSSDGVRGQLSVTGVRECLLNQLCDGQEQSDSLTEHIQLFCSQLELLIQQLYALSQSMERIAAPAGDIVSVKSSLADYQSFQKELSSHQPLTSCVLRAGQHLLSCINSTSPFLRDTLLLIEKQSGALQNHSDHVFSSILSAMDSLALPTHHSPVQLREEKNSAGT; encoded by the exons ATGCGTCTCTCAACACTTAAGCGCAGCAACGCATTCTTAGCTGCACAAGATGGTGGTAGAGACGAAGCTGAGGCAACAGTCAATCGGGAGCACCATAAAAGTGTGACCATAGCACCCAAGACCCACAATATGACAGACAGACATTATGTGCAGAGAAAGCCCCTGTTCACTGAGGAGCATCGTGTGTCCATCTTAAAGAAACTCCCAGAAACG GAGGAGCTTTCTGGACCCAGCATGAAGCAGTGGGTCAACCCACCACAGATGCATGGCCTCTCTCTAAGGGACCTCTCACTTCCCACAGCCTCTGGAGGAAAGCCCAGTTCAACCTCGATTGTTCCAGAACTGTGCCACAGAGAACCCACTTCAGGATTAGCTTTCCATGGCAGATCAGCTCGGCGAAGCTTCTCCAGCTCAATTCTAGAGGTTCAGAGCATAAATCCTCCTCTGAGGCCACAGCTGACCTccacagttcttaacccaaccTACACGCCACGCTCGTGCCACCCCAGAATAAGCCAAGCCCACTTGAGTTCGAAGGAAGAGAGTGGTGTAGAAGGGACGAAGACGAGTTCTTCAGCGGCGAACTCTGAGTGTTGGTATCAGGTGGACTATTGGGCCTGTGCCATTCCAAAAGCGTTGCCTCCTTCTCCAGACAGAAAGTCTGCTGCCTGGAACCCAAACAAAGAATATGAGGCGCTGCTGGACTACACCTACCCTTTGAGACCAGGACATGTCAACAGGGAATGGAACTCCCCTGAGCTGCAAGAAGACTCTCTTCTAAGAACTGAGCCAAACATGAAGGACTCAGGAATCGAGTTGGACCACTTGTGTAGCTCTGCCAGCCTGTCAGGGTTTGAACCCTCTGAGAGTGGAGTTGGAAGGAGCCGAGACAGAAGCAGCTCACATGACCCACATGTGTTCCTCGCATCCTCAGACGTTCCCCCCTGCAGTACACCGCTCTCCATTGCCAATCTCACCAGTTTGTCCGTGGACAGTTTGGACTGCAGCAGGGACAGAGCTGGAAGTGATCAAAGCAGGGATGGCGACTATCAACTCCATGCAGAAGCCGCCTCTTCGTCCGCTGCTTTCATCCGTTCCACTAGAGTTCTCCCACGGTCCAGGTGGGTTGGTGAAGAGGTGGATGAGGAGTTCTGGCCTCTACCAGAGCAGCTGGAggaactgcagcagctgtccAGACAG GTGAGGGAGGTGGCGGCCCAGATAAGCCCGCCTGCGACGGCCCGCTGTGCATCTCTTGACCGGGACACCACCTCCATGCTGCCCTCCATCACCTCCTCACAGAAAACCCCAGAGACTGCGCAGGACAAACAGGATGGATGCGAAGGAACGCAGCGCTGTGCAGCAGAGTCAG CAGCAGCCGGCGGCGGCAGGGACTCTGAGGCTTTGACGAGCAGCGACGGTGTGAGGGGGCAACTGAGTGTGACGGGGGTCAGGGAATGTTTGCTGAACCAGCTGTGTGACGGCCAGGAGCAGAGCGACTCTCTGACCGAACACATCCAG ctgttCTGTTCACAGCTAGAGCTGCTCATCCAGCAGCTGTATGCTCTGTCACAGAGCATGGAGAGGATTGCTGCTCCTGCAGGGGACATAGTCAGCGTGAAGTCATCGCTGGCTGATTATCAG AGCTTTCAGAAGGAGTTGAGCAGCCATCAACCTTTGACATCTTGCGTCCTCCGTGCTGGACAGCATCTTCTGAGCTGCATCAACAGCACCTCTCCAT ttttaagaGACACTCTGCTGCTTATCGAGAAGCAGTCCGGAGCTCTACAGAATCACTCGGACCACGTTTTCTCCTCCATCCTCTCCGCTATGGACAGTCTGGCTCTGCCCACTCACCACAGTCCTGTTCAGCTGAGGGAAGAGAAGAACTCTGCTGGAACCTAA
- the cep68 gene encoding centrosomal protein of 68 kDa isoform X3: MKQWVNPPQMHGLSLRDLSLPTASGGKPSSTSIVPELCHREPTSGLAFHGRSARRSFSSSILEVQSINPPLRPQLTSTVLNPTYTPRSCHPRISQAHLSSKEESGVEGTKTSSSAANSECWYQVDYWACAIPKALPPSPDRKSAAWNPNKEYEALLDYTYPLRPGHVNREWNSPELQEDSLLRTEPNMKDSGIELDHLCSSASLSGFEPSESGVGRSRDRSSSHDPHVFLASSDVPPCSTPLSIANLTSLSVDSLDCSRDRAGSDQSRDGDYQLHAEAASSSAAFIRSTRVLPRSRWVGEEVDEEFWPLPEQLEELQQLSRQVREVAAQISPPATARCASLDRDTTSMLPSITSSQKTPETAQDKQDGCEGTQRCAAESAAAGGGRDSEALTSSDGVRGQLSVTGVRECLLNQLCDGQEQSDSLTEHIQLFCSQLELLIQQLYALSQSMERIAAPAGDIVSVKSSLADYQSFQKELSSHQPLTSCVLRAGQHLLSCINSTSPFLRDTLLLIEKQSGALQNHSDHVFSSILSAMDSLALPTHHSPVQLREEKNSAGT, encoded by the exons ATGAAGCAGTGGGTCAACCCACCACAGATGCATGGCCTCTCTCTAAGGGACCTCTCACTTCCCACAGCCTCTGGAGGAAAGCCCAGTTCAACCTCGATTGTTCCAGAACTGTGCCACAGAGAACCCACTTCAGGATTAGCTTTCCATGGCAGATCAGCTCGGCGAAGCTTCTCCAGCTCAATTCTAGAGGTTCAGAGCATAAATCCTCCTCTGAGGCCACAGCTGACCTccacagttcttaacccaaccTACACGCCACGCTCGTGCCACCCCAGAATAAGCCAAGCCCACTTGAGTTCGAAGGAAGAGAGTGGTGTAGAAGGGACGAAGACGAGTTCTTCAGCGGCGAACTCTGAGTGTTGGTATCAGGTGGACTATTGGGCCTGTGCCATTCCAAAAGCGTTGCCTCCTTCTCCAGACAGAAAGTCTGCTGCCTGGAACCCAAACAAAGAATATGAGGCGCTGCTGGACTACACCTACCCTTTGAGACCAGGACATGTCAACAGGGAATGGAACTCCCCTGAGCTGCAAGAAGACTCTCTTCTAAGAACTGAGCCAAACATGAAGGACTCAGGAATCGAGTTGGACCACTTGTGTAGCTCTGCCAGCCTGTCAGGGTTTGAACCCTCTGAGAGTGGAGTTGGAAGGAGCCGAGACAGAAGCAGCTCACATGACCCACATGTGTTCCTCGCATCCTCAGACGTTCCCCCCTGCAGTACACCGCTCTCCATTGCCAATCTCACCAGTTTGTCCGTGGACAGTTTGGACTGCAGCAGGGACAGAGCTGGAAGTGATCAAAGCAGGGATGGCGACTATCAACTCCATGCAGAAGCCGCCTCTTCGTCCGCTGCTTTCATCCGTTCCACTAGAGTTCTCCCACGGTCCAGGTGGGTTGGTGAAGAGGTGGATGAGGAGTTCTGGCCTCTACCAGAGCAGCTGGAggaactgcagcagctgtccAGACAG GTGAGGGAGGTGGCGGCCCAGATAAGCCCGCCTGCGACGGCCCGCTGTGCATCTCTTGACCGGGACACCACCTCCATGCTGCCCTCCATCACCTCCTCACAGAAAACCCCAGAGACTGCGCAGGACAAACAGGATGGATGCGAAGGAACGCAGCGCTGTGCAGCAGAGTCAG CAGCAGCCGGCGGCGGCAGGGACTCTGAGGCTTTGACGAGCAGCGACGGTGTGAGGGGGCAACTGAGTGTGACGGGGGTCAGGGAATGTTTGCTGAACCAGCTGTGTGACGGCCAGGAGCAGAGCGACTCTCTGACCGAACACATCCAG ctgttCTGTTCACAGCTAGAGCTGCTCATCCAGCAGCTGTATGCTCTGTCACAGAGCATGGAGAGGATTGCTGCTCCTGCAGGGGACATAGTCAGCGTGAAGTCATCGCTGGCTGATTATCAG AGCTTTCAGAAGGAGTTGAGCAGCCATCAACCTTTGACATCTTGCGTCCTCCGTGCTGGACAGCATCTTCTGAGCTGCATCAACAGCACCTCTCCAT ttttaagaGACACTCTGCTGCTTATCGAGAAGCAGTCCGGAGCTCTACAGAATCACTCGGACCACGTTTTCTCCTCCATCCTCTCCGCTATGGACAGTCTGGCTCTGCCCACTCACCACAGTCCTGTTCAGCTGAGGGAAGAGAAGAACTCTGCTGGAACCTAA
- the tlx1 gene encoding T-cell leukemia homeobox protein 1 produces MDHIGILGAHLQQHAHVEPISFGIDQILSNVEQSCMLGSRMPEPDYGHAAYNGGAGGVGGFACGGGGGGGYNSTAGGSCGMASLGGAYHMNMSVNMNGTNMNSSGVIRVPAHRPPLSGGCGSAVPPPASGGVGNLSALTFPWMESNRRYTKDRFTVSLSPLTVTRRVGHPYQNRTPPKKKKPRTSFSRLQICELEKRFHRQKYLASAERAALAKALKMTDAQVKTWFQNRRTKWRRQTAEEREAERQQANRILMQLQQEAFQKTINQPVAPDPLCLQNSSLYALQNLQPWSENTAKISSVSACE; encoded by the exons ATGGATCACATCGGGATCCTGGGGGCGCATCTGCAGCAGCACGCGCACGTGGAGCCCATCAGCTTCGGCATCGACCAGATCCTGAGCAACGTGGAGCAGAGCTGCATGCTGGGCTCGAGGATGCCGGAGCCGGACTACGGCCACGCAGCGTACAACGGCGGCGCCGGGGGAGTGGGAGGCTTCGcgtgcggcggcggcggcggcggcggatACAACAGCACCGCCGGCGGCTCGTGTGGGATGGCGTCTCTCGGGGGAGCTTATCACATGAACATGAGCGTGAACATGAACGGGACTAACATGAACTCTTCCGGGGTCATCCGTGTCCCCGCGCACCGGCCTCCTCTCAGCGGCGGCTGCGGCTCCGCGGTGCCGCCTCCCGCTAGCGGCGGCGTCGGCAACCTGAGTGCGCTCACCTTCCCGTGGATGGAGAGCAACCGGCGCTACACCAAAGACAGGTTCAcag TCTCCCTCTCACCCCTCACTGTCACGCGCCGTGTAGGTCACCCGTACCAGAATCGCACTCCgccgaagaagaagaagccgcGGACGTCGTTCAGCCGGCTACAGATCTGCGAGCTCGAGAAGCGCTTCCACCGGCAGAAGTACCTGGCGTCTGCCGAGCGCGCCGCGCTGGCCAAGGCCCTGAAGATGACCGACGCTCAGGTCAAAACCTGGTTCCAGAACAGACGCACCAAGTGGAG ACGGCAGACGGCGGAGGAGCGGGAAGCGGAGCGGCAGCAGGCCAACCGTATCCTCATGCAGCTGCAACAGGAGGCCTTCCAGAAGACCATCAACCAGCCGGTAGCCCCCGACCCACTGTGCCTGCAGAACAGCTCCCTGTACGCCCTGCAGAACCTCCAGCCGTGGAGTGAGAACACAGCAAAGATCAGCAGCGTGTCAGCCTGTGAGTAA
- the cep68 gene encoding centrosomal protein of 68 kDa isoform X2, with protein sequence MRLSTLKRSNAFLAAQDGGRDEAEATVNREHHKSVTIAPKTHNMTDRHYVQRKPLFTEEHRVSILKKLPETEELSGPSMKQWVNPPQMHGLSLRDLSLPTASGGKPSSTSIVPELCHREPTSGLAFHGRSARRSFSSSILEVQSINPPLRPQLTSTVLNPTYTPRSCHPRISQAHLSSKEESGVEGTKTSSSAANSECWYQVDYWACAIPKALPPSPDRKSAAWNPNKEYEALLDYTYPLRPGHVNREWNSPELQEDSLLRTEPNMKDSGIELDHLCSSASLSGFEPSESGVGRSRDRSSSHDPHVFLASSDVPPCSTPLSIANLTSLSVDSLDCSRDRAGSDQSRDGDYQLHAEAASSSAAFIRSTRVLPRSRWVGEEVDEEFWPLPEQLEELQQLSRQVREVAAQISPPATARCASLDRDTTSMLPSITSSQKTPETAQDKQDGCEGTQRCAAESAAGGGRDSEALTSSDGVRGQLSVTGVRECLLNQLCDGQEQSDSLTEHIQLFCSQLELLIQQLYALSQSMERIAAPAGDIVSVKSSLADYQSFQKELSSHQPLTSCVLRAGQHLLSCINSTSPFLRDTLLLIEKQSGALQNHSDHVFSSILSAMDSLALPTHHSPVQLREEKNSAGT encoded by the exons ATGCGTCTCTCAACACTTAAGCGCAGCAACGCATTCTTAGCTGCACAAGATGGTGGTAGAGACGAAGCTGAGGCAACAGTCAATCGGGAGCACCATAAAAGTGTGACCATAGCACCCAAGACCCACAATATGACAGACAGACATTATGTGCAGAGAAAGCCCCTGTTCACTGAGGAGCATCGTGTGTCCATCTTAAAGAAACTCCCAGAAACG GAGGAGCTTTCTGGACCCAGCATGAAGCAGTGGGTCAACCCACCACAGATGCATGGCCTCTCTCTAAGGGACCTCTCACTTCCCACAGCCTCTGGAGGAAAGCCCAGTTCAACCTCGATTGTTCCAGAACTGTGCCACAGAGAACCCACTTCAGGATTAGCTTTCCATGGCAGATCAGCTCGGCGAAGCTTCTCCAGCTCAATTCTAGAGGTTCAGAGCATAAATCCTCCTCTGAGGCCACAGCTGACCTccacagttcttaacccaaccTACACGCCACGCTCGTGCCACCCCAGAATAAGCCAAGCCCACTTGAGTTCGAAGGAAGAGAGTGGTGTAGAAGGGACGAAGACGAGTTCTTCAGCGGCGAACTCTGAGTGTTGGTATCAGGTGGACTATTGGGCCTGTGCCATTCCAAAAGCGTTGCCTCCTTCTCCAGACAGAAAGTCTGCTGCCTGGAACCCAAACAAAGAATATGAGGCGCTGCTGGACTACACCTACCCTTTGAGACCAGGACATGTCAACAGGGAATGGAACTCCCCTGAGCTGCAAGAAGACTCTCTTCTAAGAACTGAGCCAAACATGAAGGACTCAGGAATCGAGTTGGACCACTTGTGTAGCTCTGCCAGCCTGTCAGGGTTTGAACCCTCTGAGAGTGGAGTTGGAAGGAGCCGAGACAGAAGCAGCTCACATGACCCACATGTGTTCCTCGCATCCTCAGACGTTCCCCCCTGCAGTACACCGCTCTCCATTGCCAATCTCACCAGTTTGTCCGTGGACAGTTTGGACTGCAGCAGGGACAGAGCTGGAAGTGATCAAAGCAGGGATGGCGACTATCAACTCCATGCAGAAGCCGCCTCTTCGTCCGCTGCTTTCATCCGTTCCACTAGAGTTCTCCCACGGTCCAGGTGGGTTGGTGAAGAGGTGGATGAGGAGTTCTGGCCTCTACCAGAGCAGCTGGAggaactgcagcagctgtccAGACAG GTGAGGGAGGTGGCGGCCCAGATAAGCCCGCCTGCGACGGCCCGCTGTGCATCTCTTGACCGGGACACCACCTCCATGCTGCCCTCCATCACCTCCTCACAGAAAACCCCAGAGACTGCGCAGGACAAACAGGATGGATGCGAAGGAACGCAGCGCTGTGCAGCAGAGTCAG CAGCCGGCGGCGGCAGGGACTCTGAGGCTTTGACGAGCAGCGACGGTGTGAGGGGGCAACTGAGTGTGACGGGGGTCAGGGAATGTTTGCTGAACCAGCTGTGTGACGGCCAGGAGCAGAGCGACTCTCTGACCGAACACATCCAG ctgttCTGTTCACAGCTAGAGCTGCTCATCCAGCAGCTGTATGCTCTGTCACAGAGCATGGAGAGGATTGCTGCTCCTGCAGGGGACATAGTCAGCGTGAAGTCATCGCTGGCTGATTATCAG AGCTTTCAGAAGGAGTTGAGCAGCCATCAACCTTTGACATCTTGCGTCCTCCGTGCTGGACAGCATCTTCTGAGCTGCATCAACAGCACCTCTCCAT ttttaagaGACACTCTGCTGCTTATCGAGAAGCAGTCCGGAGCTCTACAGAATCACTCGGACCACGTTTTCTCCTCCATCCTCTCCGCTATGGACAGTCTGGCTCTGCCCACTCACCACAGTCCTGTTCAGCTGAGGGAAGAGAAGAACTCTGCTGGAACCTAA
- the lbx1a gene encoding transcription factor LBX1a has translation MTSKVKSKCSEMLGKRRDSPAGQLPPPATSSKPLTPFGIDDILSKPCAKRSRPLPTSQRESGPSDRPPLGPSSPLCALEELASKTFRGLEVSVLQAAEGRDGQGLFGRRNAPKKRRKSRTAFTNHQIYELEKRFLYQKYLSPADRDQLAQHLSLTNAQVITWFQNRRAKLKRDLEEMKADVQSARAAGAVAFEKLTKLAELEKCAAEGLGLVARSARNRAGGPEQRFGRTEGDLNRPHASPTLPSPKLPRDRDGPVSRYGSEDEEEEDEEEEEEEIDVGD, from the exons ATGACCTCTAAGGTCAAGTCAAAATGCTCCGAGATGCTGGGGAAGAGGAGAGACAGTCCAGCGGGCCAGCTCCCACCGCCGGCCACCTCCAGCAAGCCGCTGACGCCCTTCGGCATCGACGACATCCTCAGCAAGCCGTGTGCGAAGAGGAGCCGGCCGCTCCCGACGTCTCAGCGGGAGAGCGGCCCGTCCGACCGGCCGCCTCTGGGCCCGAGCTCCCCGCTGTGCGCGCTGGAGGAGCTGGCCAGCAAAACCTTCCGGGGCCTGGAGGTCAGCGTCCTGCAGGCTGCAGAGG GCCGGGACGGTCAGGGCCTTTTCGGACGGAGGAACGCCCCTAAAAAGCGCCGGAAGTCCCGGACGGCCTTCACCAACCATCAGATCTACGAGTTGGAGAAACGCTTCCTGTATCAGAAGTATCTGAGCCCGGCGGACCGGGACCAGCTCGCCCAGCACCTGAGCCTGACCAACGCGCAGGTCATCACCTGGTTCCAGAACAGGCGGGCCAAGCTCAAGCGGGACCTGGAGGAAATGAAGGCCGACGTGCAGTCCGCCAGAGCCGCCGGAGCTGTGGCCTTTGAGAAGCTCACCAAGCTGGCGGAGCTGGAGAAGTGCGCGGCCGAAGGTCTGGGCCTGGTGGCGCGCTCTGCGCGGAACCGGGCCGGAGGCCCGGAGCAGAGGTTCGGCAGGACTGAAGGAGATCTCAACAGGCCGCATGCGTCTCCTACTCTTCCTTCCCCCAAGCTGCCGCGGGACAGAGACGGACCGGTCAGCAGGTACGGTtcggaggatgaggaggaggaggacgaggaagaggaagaggaggagatcGATGTGGGTGACTGA